In a single window of the Oecophyllibacter saccharovorans genome:
- the msrB gene encoding peptide-methionine (R)-S-oxide reductase MsrB, which translates to MSPDDSFSCAAPQSAQSLARRRILREHGTEPAGSSPLNAEKRPGRYRCAGCGAELFSSTAKYDSGSGWPSFHAPEKEALGFSEDRRFGMARTEVHCMKCQGHLGHVFPDGPAPTGQRYCINGLALDFVPEGDCGADPEKTTP; encoded by the coding sequence ATGAGCCCTGACGATTCTTTTTCATGCGCAGCTCCCCAGAGCGCACAGAGCCTGGCGCGCCGCCGGATCCTGCGGGAACACGGCACTGAGCCCGCCGGGTCAAGCCCTCTGAATGCCGAGAAACGCCCGGGCCGCTACCGTTGCGCAGGATGCGGGGCAGAACTGTTCAGTTCGACGGCGAAATATGACAGCGGCTCCGGGTGGCCTTCTTTTCACGCCCCTGAGAAAGAGGCGCTGGGCTTTTCGGAGGACCGGCGTTTCGGCATGGCGCGCACTGAAGTCCATTGCATGAAATGCCAGGGCCATCTCGGCCATGTTTTTCCGGACGGGCCCGCTCCGACAGGGCAGCGCTACTGCATCAACGGGTTGGCGCTCGATTTCGTGCCTGAAGGCGATTGCGGAGCTGACCCGGAGAAAACGACACCATGA
- the upp gene encoding uracil phosphoribosyltransferase: MTVSPQSAASAAGKEDGGIEIIAHPLVQHKLSWLRDRTLPRADFRKVVRELSLLLAYEATRDLPLRPQELVMPDGTHLRVGQLEGRSLCVIPILRAGLGLLEGMLDLVPSACVGHVGVQRDHDTLEARVYYFNVPAHLAERRCVVLDPMLATGHSALAVLDRLKKAGAQKIVFVCLVAAPEGVHALREAHPDVRIITSALDEGLDRRGYIVPGLGDAGDRLFGT, encoded by the coding sequence ATGACAGTGTCTCCGCAGAGCGCTGCCTCCGCTGCTGGGAAAGAGGACGGAGGGATCGAGATCATCGCGCATCCCCTGGTGCAGCATAAGCTTTCCTGGTTGCGTGACCGCACTTTGCCGCGGGCGGATTTCCGCAAGGTAGTGCGTGAACTGAGCCTGCTTCTGGCTTATGAGGCAACGCGTGACCTGCCCCTGCGGCCGCAGGAGCTGGTCATGCCAGACGGCACACATCTGCGGGTGGGACAGCTGGAAGGGCGCAGCCTCTGCGTGATTCCTATCCTGCGTGCCGGGCTTGGGCTGCTCGAAGGCATGCTGGACCTTGTGCCTTCAGCGTGCGTGGGTCATGTCGGGGTGCAGCGGGACCATGATACGCTCGAGGCGCGGGTATATTACTTCAATGTGCCCGCCCATCTGGCCGAGCGGCGCTGCGTGGTTCTGGACCCGATGCTGGCGACCGGGCATTCCGCCCTGGCCGTGCTGGACCGTCTCAAGAAAGCCGGGGCGCAGAAGATCGTGTTTGTCTGCCTGGTGGCTGCGCCTGAAGGGGTGCACGCGCTCCGCGAAGCGCATCCGGACGTGCGTATCATCACCAGCGCGCTTGACGAGGGCCTGGACCGCAGGGGCTATATCGTGCCGGGTCTGGGCGATGCCGGGGACCGCCTGTTCGGCACCTGA